From a region of the Mercurialis annua linkage group LG1-X, ddMerAnnu1.2, whole genome shotgun sequence genome:
- the LOC126657317 gene encoding oligopeptide transporter 4-like: MVGAMEIEAPNPKQPLDEDDISPIEEVRLTVPTTDDPSLPVWTFRMWFLGIISCCLLSFLNQFFYYRTEPLVITQITVQIASLPIGRFMAAVLPKTQFRIPGFGDREFSLNPGPFNVKEHVLISIFANAGSAFGGGSAYAVDIVNIIKAFYGRNISFIASWILIITTQVLGYGWAGLLRKYVVEPAHMWWPSTLVQISLFTTLHEKEEKQNGRTSRIKFFMIAMTCSFVWYLVPGYLFQTLTSVAWVCYAFPKSVTAQQIGSGMRGLGLGAFTLDWSTVASFLFSPLVSPFFAIVNVFAGYVLIVYVMTPLCYWGLNAYSAKSYPIISSHLFDQQGAVYNITGIINDHFEIDLPQYEKMGRVHLSTFFAVTYGLGFATIAATLVHVALFHGREIYERYKASSKGKEDVHTRLMKNYKDIPQWWFYVLLAVTLIISLALCLFMQNQVQMPWWALIFAAALAFIFTLPISIITATTNQTPGLNIITEYVMGLIYPGRPIANVCFKTYGYISMAQAISFLSDFKLGHYMKIPPRSMFIVQFVGTIIAGTINLCVAWWLLGSVEHICQDNLLPSNSPWTCPSSRVFFDASVIWGLVGPKRIFGSLGNYSALNWFFLGGLLGPVIVWLFHKKFPKQTWIPLINLPVLLGATAMMPPATAVNYNSWIVVGTIFNFFIFRYRKNWWQRYNYVLSAALDAGVAFMAVLIYLTLGLGNVNLHWWGADPDIDPEHCPLARCPTARGVVVDGCPVF; encoded by the exons ATGGTAGGAGCAATGGAGATAGAAGCGCCGAATCCAAAACAGCCGCTCGACGAAGACGATATTTCACCCATTGAAGAAGTCCGTTTGACCGTTCCGACCACCGACGATCCCTCACTTCCAGTATGGACTTTCAGGATGTGGTTTCTGGGTATCATATCGTGCTGTCTTCTCTCTTTTCTCAACCAGTTTTTTTACTACCGTACAGAGCCACTCGTCATTACCCAGATCACCGTTCAGATTGCTTCGCTTCCTATCGGACGCTTCATGGCTGCCGTTCTTCCTAAAACCCAGTTTAGAATTCCTGGTTTTGGTGACCGTGAGTTTTCGCTTAATCCGGGACCGTTTAATGTTAAGGAGCATGTTTTGATTTCTATATTTGCGAATGCTGGTAGTGCCTTTGGTGGCGGTTCTGCTTATGCGGTTGACattgttaatattattaaaGCTTTTTACGGACGGAATATCTCTTTTATTGCTTCTTGGATTCTTATTATCACTACACAG GTTTTGGGTTATGGCTGGGCTGGGTTATTAAGGAAATATGTAGTGGAACCAGCACACATGTGGTGGCCAAGCACCCTTGTTCAGATCTCCCTTTTCAC GACATTacatgaaaaagaagaaaaacaaaatggaCGGACCTCAAGAATAAAGTTCTTCATGATTGCAATGACATGTAGTTTTGTATGGTACTTAGTTCCTGGTTACCTGTTCCAAACATTAACAAGTGTGGCTTGGGTATGCTATGCATTCCCAAAGTCAGTCACTGCTCAGCAAATTGGATCCGGAATGCGAGGACTAGGACTCGGGGCCTTCACGTTGGACTGGTCGACAGTAGCTTCTTTTCTGTTTAGCCCTCTTGTTAGTCCTTTCTTTGCAATCGTCAATGTCTTTGCAGGATATGTATTGATAGTATATGTGATGACACCATTATGTTACTGGGGACTAAACGCGTACAGTGCTAAATCATATCCAATCATATCTTCTCACTTGTTCGATCAACAAGGGGCAGTATACAATATAACCGGCATCATCAATGACCATTTCGAGATAGATTTGCCTCAGTATGAGAAGATGGGACGTGTGCACTTGAGCACTTTCTTTGCCGTCACTTATGGACTTGGATTTGCCACTATTGCAGCTACTCTTGTTCATGTCGCCTTGTTTCATGGAAG GGAAATTTATGAGAGATATAAAGCCTCTTCTAAGGGAAAGGAAGATGTCCATACAAGACTAATGAAGAACTACAAGGACATTCCTCAATGGTGGTTTTATGTGCTTCTTGCTGTGACACTTATTATTTCCCTTGCACTATGCTTATTTATGCAAAATCAAGTTCAAATGCCATGGTGGGCACTCATATTTGCAGCTGCCCTTGCCTTCATTTTCACCCTTCCTATTAGCATTATCACGGCCACTACGAATCAG ACACCAGGACTGAATATCATCACAGAGTATGTTATGGGACTTATATATCCTGGAAGACCTATAGCCAACGTCTGCTTCAAAACCTATGGTTACATCAGCATGGCTCAGGCAATTTCCTTTCTTAGTGATTTCAAGCTAGGCCATTACATGAAGATCCCTCCAAGATCCATGTTCATTGTCCAG TTTGTCGGAACAATCATTGCTGGAACAATCAACCTGTGTGTAGCATGGTGGCTTCTTGGTTCAGTAGAACACATATGTCAGGACAATCTTCTTCCCTCGAATAGTCCTTGGACTTGCCCCAGCTCTCGTGTCTTCTTTGATGCATCAGTCATCTGGGGTTTAGTAGGGCCAAAGAGGATTTTCGGATCTCTCGGAAACTACTCAGCTCTTAATTGGTTTTTCCTCGGAGGATTACTCGGACCAGTCATTGTATGGCTGTTCCACAAGAAATTCCCAAAACAAACTTGGATACCACTCATTAATCTCCCTGTACTCCTCGGAGCAACAGCTATGATGCCACCGGCGACAGCAGTGAACTACAATTCCTGGATTGTGGTGGGAACAATCTTCAACTTTTTCATCTTCAGGTATAGAAAGAACTGGTGGCAGAGGTATAACTATGTTCTGTCAGCAGCTCTTGATGCCGGAGTGGCATTCATGGCGGTTCTTATTTACTTGACGTTGGGACTTGGAAATGTTAATCTTCACTGGTGGGGAGCTGATCCTGATATTGATCCTGAGCACTGTCCGCTCGCTCGTTGCCCAACTGCACGGGGTGTCGTTGTTGATGGATGCCCAGTGTTTTAA
- the LOC126664829 gene encoding pentatricopeptide repeat-containing protein At1g09900 translates to MDFIVHTNHSHEGYCSYQQLLRENTRRTSSGFTGVRVRARLNLTKKTYVGLTKLKQGRVFAVSRTNDKLQSLDKPPNGHFGNGHVNLNPIHSLANFEEIESNNHLRRLVRNGELEEGFRFLESMVYRGEIPDIIPCTSLIRGFCKIGKTKKATQIMEKIENSGAVIDVITYNVLISGFCKAGEIDNALKVLDRMSVAADVVTYNTILRTLCDNGKLKQAMEVLNWQLEKECYPDVITYTILIEATCREGGVGQAMKLLDEMRTRGCKPDVVTYNVLVNGICKEEGLDEAIKFLNSMPSYGCQPNVITHNIILRSMCSTGRWMDAERLLADMVRKGCSPSVVTFNILINFLCRKGLLGRAIDILEKMPKHGCTPNSLSYNPLLHGFCKEKKMERAIEYLDKMISRGCYPDIVTYNTLLTALCKDGKVEAAVELLNQLSSKGCSPVLITYNTVIDGLSKAGKTDEALELLDEMRAKGLKPDIITFSSLIGGLSRAGKVDEAIKLFHDLEVIGVRPNAITFNAIMLGLCKARQTERAIDFLAYMVSRRCKPTEASYTILIEGLAYEGLAKEALELLNELCLRGAVRKSSAEQVAVRM, encoded by the coding sequence ATGGATTTCATAGTTCATACTAATCATTCCCATGAAGGGTACTGCTCATATCAGCAGTTACTTAGAGAAAATACAAGAAGAACTAGCAGTGGTTTTACTGGAGTTAGGGTTAGGGCTCGACTAAATTTGACCAAGAAAACTTACGTAGGTCTTACAAAGTTAAAACAGGGTCGAGTTTTTGCTGTTTCTAGGACCAATGATAAACTTCAAAGTCTTGATAAGCCACCAAATGGGCATTTTGGAAATGGACATGTTAATTTGAATCCTATACATTCTTTGGCCAATTTTGAGGAAATTGAGAGCAATAATCATCTCCGTAGATTGGTTAGGAATGGGGAATTAGAGGAAGGTTTTAGGTTTCTCGAGAGCATGGTTTATCGTGGGGAAATTCCTGATATAATCCCTTGCACTAGTTTAATCCGTGGGTTTTGTAAGATTGGAAAGACTAAGAAAGCAACCCAAATTATGGAGAAAATAGAGAATTCTGGTGCGGTTATTGATGTAATTACTTACAATGTATTGATTAGTGGGTTTTGTAAGGCTGGCGAGATTGATAATGCCTTAAAGGTTTTGGACCGAATGAGTGTGGCTGCTGATGTTGTTACTTATAATACAATTTTACGAACTTTGTGTGATAATGGGAAATTAAAGCAAGCAATGGAAGTTCTTAATTGGCAGTTGGAGAAGGAATGTTATCCAGATGTGATTACATATACTATATTGATTGAAGCAACTTGTAGGGAAGGTGGAGTTGGGCAGGCTATGAAGCTTTTAGATGAGATGCGGACGAGAGGATGCAAACCAGATGTGGTTACTTATAACGTTCTCGTCAATGGGATTTGCAAGGAAGAGGGGTTGGATGAAGCGATAAAGTTCTTAAACAGCATGCCATCATATGGATGCCAACCTAATGTGATTACTCATAACATTATTTTGCGCAGCATGTGCAGTACTGGGAGGTGGATGGATGCAGAGAGGCTTCTGGCTGATATGGTTCGTAAGGGTTGTTCTCCTAGTGTTGTTACTTTCAACATATTGATTAATTTCTTATGCCGTAAGGGTTTATTAGGTCGGGCAATTGACATTTTGGAGAAGATGCCTAAGCATGGATGCACTCCAAATTCATTAAGTTACAACCCATTGCTTCATGGTTTTTGTAAAGAAAAGAAGATGGAAAGGGCAATCGAGTATTTAGACAAAATGATTTCTCGGGGTTGTTATCCTGATATCGTGACCTACAACACTTTACTAACTGCATTATGCAAAGACGGGAAAGTTGAAGCTGCAGTTGAGTTGCTTAATCAGCTGAGTAGCAAAGGGTGCTCGCCTGTTTTAATCACTTACAATACTGTGATTGATGGGCTTTCCAAGGCAGGGAAAACAGATGAAGCTTTGGAACTTTTGGATGAGATGCGCGCAAAGGGTCTCAAGCCTGATATAATCACCTTCTCTTCACTTATCGGCGGACTAAGCAGAGCAGGAAAAGTTGACGAAGCAATTAAGCTTTTTCATGATTTGGAAGTTATAGGTGTTAGACCCAATGCTATTACCTTTAATGCGATCATGCTTGGACTCTGTAAGGCTCGACAGACTGAGCGTGCAATTGACTTCTTGGCTTATATGGTGTCAAGGAGATGTAAGCCTACTGAAGCATCGTACACCATCCTCATTGAAGGCCTGGCTTATGAAGGTTTAGCTAAAGAGGCTTTAGAGTTGTTGAATGAGCTGTGCTTAAGAGGAGCTGTCAGGAAAAGTTCAGCTGAACAGGTGGCAGTCAGGATGTAG